In Aquila chrysaetos chrysaetos chromosome 2, bAquChr1.4, whole genome shotgun sequence, the following are encoded in one genomic region:
- the JAG2 gene encoding protein jagged-2 isoform X4 — protein MINPEDRWKTLQFNGPVAHFEVQIRVKCDENYYSALCNKFCGPRDDFVGHYTCDQNGNKACMEGWMGEECKQAVCKQGCNLLHGGCSTPGECKCHYGWQGQFCDECVRYPGCAHGSCNEPWQCNCETNWGGLLCNKDLNYCGNHHPCLNGGTCMNTEPDEYRCACPDGYSGKNCEIAEHACVSNPCANGGICHEISSGFKCHCPSGWSGPTCAIDIDECASNPCAQGGTCIDGVNAFECICPQQWIGATCQLDANECEGKPCVNAYSCKNLIGGYYCDCIPGWTGVNCHININDCHGQCQHGGTCKDEVNGYHCLCPRGFTGKNCETETNECESNPCQNGGRCKDLVNGFSCLCSQGFSGVFCEMDIDFCEPNPCQNGAKCYDLGGDYYCACPDDYDGKNCSHLKDHCKNNSCKVIDSCTIEVFTNATQEGIRFISSNVCGPHGRCISQPGGNFTCACERGFTGIYCHENINDCLGKPCKNGGTCIDEVDSFRCFCSSGWEGELCDTNFNDCSPNPCHNGGRCIDLVNDFYCECKNDWKGKTCHSREYQCDANTCSNGGTCYDDGDTFRCSCPPEWIGSTCNTAKNSSCIPNPCMNGGTCVGSGDSFSCICKEGWEGRTCTQNTNDCNPHPCYNGGICVDGVNWFRCECAPGFAGPDCRINIDECQSSPCGYGATCIDEINGYRCTCPPGRIGPRCQEVIGIGKPCWLKGMTFPHGSRWDQECNNCHCLDGRIDCTKVWCGKKPCLLHKHWDNSNNQCPMGQECQEKYMKCFQPPCTDWGECGASEPLPANIKCLPNSGYLDNDCARITLIFNGDKVPQGTTTENICSEIRYLPATRTVSRDRTLIILCDLSYSTENAVEVAISFVPHQDEQDNSLIQNAANTIVNAITKRQNSTVMLAVTEVKVETIVVGNSSSDYLVPILCAVFSIVWLTCIIICVWWTRKRRKERERRSPPREEGANNQWAPLNPIRNPIDRSYSNKDIRYECKNFISPQKRTCDAVEEYVEYEEEEDEEEERDEEMDKFLSHKLAKPLPTKASDTSESSPVKKSHQIGKMDNRSVKNVNASNFEGSRD, from the exons cTGTATGTAAACAAGGATGTAATTTGCTCCATGGTGGTTGCAGTACACCTGGGGAATGCAA GTGTCATTATGGTTGGCAAGGACAGTTCTGTGATGAGTGTGTCCGCTACCCAGGCTGTGCTCATGGGAGCTGTAATGAACCATGGCAGTGTAATTGTGAAACCAACTGGGGTGGCCTGCTCTGTAACAAAG ATCTGAATTACTGTGGAAATCACCATCCCTGCCTGAATGGTGGAACCTGTATGAATACTGAACCAGATGAATATCGCTGCGCTTGCCCAGATGGCTACTCCGGAAAGAACTGCGAAATTG cGGAGCATGCTTGTGTATCTAATCCCTGTGCTAATGGTGGAATTTGTCATGAAATTTCGTCAGGCTTCAAGTGTCACTGCCCATCAGGGTGGAGTGGACCAACATGTGCTATTG ATATTGACGAATGCGCATCTAACCCTTGTGCTCAAGGAGGGACCTGTATTGATGGTGTTAATGCATTTGAGTGTATATGTCCACAACAGTGGATTGGAGCAACATGTCAGCTCG ATGCTAATGAGTGTGAGGGGAAACCCTGTGTTAATGCTTACTCTTGCAAAAATCTCATTGGTGGATATTACTGTGACTGCATTCCAGGATGGACAGGAGTAAATTGTCATATCA ATATTAATGACTGTCACGGACAATGTCAACATGGAGGGACTTGTAAG GATGAAGTGAATGGTTACCATTGCTTATGCCCTCGTggtttcacaggaaaaaactgTGAGACAGAAACAAATGAGTGTGAAAGCAATCCATGCCAAAATGGAGGCCGCTGCAAAGACCTGGTGAATGGATTCAGTTGCCTGTGTTCACAGGGCTTCTCAGGAGTCTTCTGTGAG ATGGATATTGATTTCTGTGAACCTAACCCTTGCCAGAACGGGGCTAAGTGCTATGATCTAGGAGGAGACTATTACTGTGCCTGCCCTGATGACTATGATGGAAAGAATTGTTCTCATCTCAAGGACCACTGCAAGAACAATTCTTGTAAAG TAATAGATAGCTGTACAATAGAAGTCTTCACTAATGCTACCCAAGAAGGAATTCGCTTCATTTCGTCTAATGTTTGTGGGCCTCATGGACGGTGTATTAGTCAGCCAGGAGGGAATTTTACTTGTGCCTGTGAAAGAGGTTTTACTGGAATATACTGTCATGAAA ATATCAATGATTGTCTTGGGAAACCTTGCAAGAATGGTGGGACGTGCATTGATGAAGTTGATTCTTTTAGATGTTTCTGCTCAAGTGGCTGGGAAGGAGAATTGTGTGACACAA ATTTCAATGACTGTTCTCCTAATCCATGTCACAACGGTGGCCGATGCATTGATTTGGTAAATGACTTCTATTGTGAGTGTAAGAATGACTGGAAAGGCAAAACTTGCCATTCAC GTGAATACCAATGTGATGCGAATACTTGTAGCAATGGTGGAACGTGCTATGATGATGGAGATACATTCCGCTGTTCATGTCCTCCAGAATGGATAGGAAGTACTTGCAACACTG ctaAAAACAGCAGCTGTATTCCAAACCCTTGCATGAATGGTGGAACATGTGTTGGCAGTGGAGATTCCTTTTCTTGCATCTGCAAAGAGGGATGGGAAGGACGTACATGCACACAGA acaCCAATGACTGCAACCCTCATCCATG ttacaaTGGAGGCATCTGTGTTGATGGTGTGAATTGGTTTCGATGTGAATGTGCGCCTGGGTTTGCTGGTCCTGACTGCAGAATTA ATATTGATGAATGCCAGTCTTCCCCTTGTGGATATGGTGCCACTTGTATAGATGAAATAAACGGATACCGATGCACTTGTCCCCCTGGAAGAATTGGTCCTAGATGCCAAGAAG tgATTGGAATTGGAAAGCCTTGCTGGCTTAAAGGAATGACCTTTCCCCATGGCAGCAGGTGGGATCAAGAATGCAACAACTGCCACTGTTTGGATGGCCGTATTGACTGCACCAAG gtGTGGTGTGGGAAAAAACCTTGTCTGTTACACAAACACTGGGATAATTCAAATAACCAGTGTCCCATGGGTCAAGAATGCCAGGAGAAgtatatgaaatgttttcagccACCATGCACAGACTGGGGAGAATGCGGTGCCTCTGAACCTCTGCCTGCCAATATCAAGTGTCTGCCTAATTCTGGGTACTTGGACAATGACTGTGCTagaattactttaatttttaacGGAGACAAAGTCCCTCAG GGCActacaactgaaaatatctgttCTGAAATTCGGTATTTACCAGCTACTAGGACTGTTTCTAGGGACAGAACTCTGATAATACTATGTGATCTGTCTTACTCCACAGAGAATGCAGTGGAAGTTGCTATT TCTTTTGTTCCACATCAAGATGAACAAGATAATAGTCTCATACAGAATGCTGCTAATACAATAGTAAATGCAATCACTAAGCGGCAAAACAGCACTGTTATGTTGGCAGTAACTGAAGTCAAAGTAGAAACCATCGTTGTTGGGAATTCATCATCAG ATTATTTGGTTCCAATTCTTTGTGCAGTATTTAGCATTGTGTGGCTGACTTGTATAATCATCTGCGTGTGGTGGACTcggaagagaagaaaagagagagagagaagaagtCCTCCCAGAGAAGAAGGTGCCAATAACCAGTGGGCACCTTTAAATCCTATAAGAAATCCTATAGACAGATCTTACAGTAACAAAGACATTCGTTATGAATGCAAAAACTTCATATCTCCTCAAAAAAGAACTTGTGATGCAGTAGAGGAGTATGTAGAGtatgaggaagaggaggatgaagaggaggaaagagatgaGGAAATGGACAAATTCCTCTCTCACAAACTTGCGAAGCCTTTGCCAACAAAGGCATCTGACACATCAGAGAGCAGTCCAGTAAAGAAATCCCATCAAATAGGCAAAATGGACAACAGATCTGTAAAAAATGTGAATGCATCAAACTTTGAAGGCAGTAGAGACTAA